The Chthoniobacterales bacterium nucleotide sequence AGCTTCACCCCGAGCTTCTTCGCGTAGGTCGGGTCGAGCGCGTGCTCCACGTCGATGAAGCCCGCAAGGCCGCCGCGCTTCTGCGCCTGGGCGATCACCGTAAGCGTGAGCGTGGTTTTCCCGGAGGATTCCGGTCCGTAGATCTCGATGATGCGGCCACGGGGGAAGCCCCCCACGCCAAGCGCCCGGTCAATGAGAATGTTGCCAGTCGGAATGACCTCGACCTCGGAATGCGTCGCATCGCCAAGCCGGCGAATCGCCTCGCTGCCATAGTCCTTCTCGATCTGCTGAAGAGCCAGGTCGAGGTTGCGGTTACGGGCGATGATCGCCTTGTCTTCGGCGGGAGCGGTTTCAGTCTTGGCCATGATTCAGGGATGCGTTGGCGGAAGCGTAGAGCCGCCCCGGCGGCCGCGAAATGAAAAACTCCCGCCGCCCCGAAGGAATCGCTCTTGCCATGCCGCGCCCGGTTTTTCAACTTGGCCGTTCACCGACGAATGAATTCCCAGCGGCTCACCTTTTTTCTGCGCCTCGGCAGCACGGTGACCCTCTGGGCGATTATTCTCGCGTCGATCTTCTCCGGCCGGGAATGGGCTTTCTTCCTCGTGATCGCGGGCATGCCGATGATCGCGCTCTGGGAATACTTCCGCATGCTGGACAAGGACGGCATTCCGAACTTCCAGCTCACTGCGCTCATCTCCGCCGCGGTCTTCCTCGGCGGGAGCTTCTACTACTCGAGCGTCAACGGCTCCGCCCGCGCGCTCGACGTCGACATGGCGATCCTCGTGCTGTTCGTCATCGTGATGTTCGCCCGCCAGATGTTCGTTTCCATTCGTGACCGCGAGCCGCTGCAAACGCTGGCCTACACGCTCTTCGGGCTGTTCTGGATCATCTGGATGTTCAGCTTCATCACGAAGATCCTCTTCCTGCCGCCGCGGTCACCGGCGGGCGATCCCACCGGGCAGTTCTACGTGCTCTTCCTCGTTGCGGTGACGAAGTTCAGCGACATGGGCGCGTATGTCTTCGGCAGCCTTTTCGGCAAACACCCGTTCGTGCCGCACATCAGCCCGAAGAAGACCTGGGAAGGATTCTTCGGCGCGCTGTTTGCCTCGCTGCTCGCCGCCTTCGGCCTGCACTGGCTCATCCCGACGAAACTCGCGGCCTTCGGCACGATCGATCTCGCCGTGCTGGGCCTCGTGCTCGGCTTCGCGGCGGTGATCGGAGACCTCGCGGAATCCATCGTGAAACGCAGCACGCAGATCAAGGATTCCGGCGCCGCGCTGCCGGGCATCGGCGGCACGCTCGACCTCATCGACAGCCTGCTCTTCACCGCGCCGCTCCTCTATTTCTACATGCGCTTCGTGCTCGGCATCTCATGAGGAAACGCCGGGTCGTCATCCTTGGCGCGACCGGATCCATCGGCCAGAGCGCCCGGCAGGTCGCCCGCAATCTGCCCGACCGGATGGAAATCGTCGGCATGGCGGCGCACTCGAATGCCGCCGGCCTCGCGGAAGCCGCCGCCGAGTTTCCCGGCGCCCGCACCGTGCTCGCCAGCGCTCCCGGTGGCGCGGACGCACTCATCGCCCTCGCCACCCTTCCCGAGGCCGATCTCGTGCTCGTTGCCATCGTCGGCACGGCCGGCCTGGCCCCGGCGCTCGCCGCCATCGAGGCAGGCAAGGATATCGCCGTCGCCAGCAAGGAGATCCTCGTGCTCGCCGGCGAGATCGTGATGGCCGCCGCCCGGCGCAAGGGCGTCCACGTGCTGCCCGTCGACAGCGAACACAACGCCATCTTCCAATGCCTCGAGGGCCGCGCCCCGGACCACGTGCGCCGGCTCATCCTCACCTGCTCGGGCGGGCCGTTCCGCAAGACGCCGGCCGAGGAAATTGCCCTCGCCACCCCCGCGATGGCGCTGAAACACCCGACCTGGACGATGGGGCGCAAGATCACGATCGATTCCGCCACGCTCTTCAACAAGGCGCTGGAAATGATCGAGGCCCGCTGGCTCTTCGACGTCGGCATGGACCGCATCGACGTCGTCGTCCACCCGCAGAGCATCGTGCATTCGCTCGTGGAATTCGTCGACGGCTCGCAGCTCGCGCAACTCAGCCAGTCCGACATGTGTTTCCCGATCCAATACGCGATCACGTATCCCGACCGCGTCGCCGGAGCGCTCGCTCCGCTCGATCTGGCGACGGCGGGTCGACTGGAATTCGAGGCCCCGCGCGAGGATGTCTTTCCCGCCCTCCGCCTGGCCCGCGAAGCCGGCGCCACCGGCGGCACGCTGCCTGCCGTGCTGAACGCGGCGAACGAAATCGCGGTCGACGCCTTCCTCGGAGACCGAATCGCGTTCCCCGATATCTGGCGTCTCGTCGAAGAAACCATGGCGGCGCACGCCGTCGTTCCCCATCCCGATCTCGCGACCCTGCTCGAAGCCGACGCCTGGGCGCGGCGAACGGCCTCCGCCCGCTAAAAGCCGAAAAGGCGCTCCGTCATGCGGAGCATCCCCTGAGATCTTCTTTGCGAGAACCGCTGGGAATTACTCCTCGCCGCCGCCGTCGTCGCCACCACCGTCATCGGAGGAGTCGTCACCGCCCTCGTCCGCCGAGTCGTCAGCCTCATCCGCTGAGTCGTCACCCTCATCCGCCGAGTCGTCGCCCTCATCCGCTGAGTCGTCGCCCTCATCCGCCGAGTCGGCGTCCTCATCCGCCGAGTCGTCGCCCTCATCCGCCGAGTCGGCGCCTTCATCCGCCGAGTCGTCGCCCTCGTCCGCCGAGTCGTCGCCTTCATCCGCCGAGTCGTCGCCTTCTTCCGCCGAGTCGGCGCCTTCTTCCGCCGAGTCGGCGCCTTCATCCGCCGAGTCGTCGCCCTCGCCCGCCGAGTCATCGCCCTCGTCTGCCGAGTCGGCGTCATCGGCAATGTCCTCCTCGGTGTCCTCCCACGAGTCGTCCTGCGATTCTTCGTTGGCCTCGAGGCTTTCCTCGTAGTCGGACTCCTCGATGTAGGTGTCTTCAGAAACTTCCTCGCTGCTCGATTCTTCGACGTAGCTGTTGTATTCGGACACTTCGGTTTCCGAGATGCTCGAATCCCACGTGTAGTCGTATTGATACGAGATGTCGGCTGACTCGTAGTAGGACCAGTCACTCACCGAGTAGGAGTCGTAGTATTCCCAATAATAGGTGTCTGCCTGTTTGAACGACGTATCAACCCACGCCCACTCGGTGCGATAGGTCACCGGCACATAGTAGGTATAGGCATCGTATTCGCCGGAGAGGTAGTCGAAGAGCTCGAGCGCGAGGAGGAAGCCTGCCAGCGTCTCCTTCGCGGAGGAGATCGCCTTCGATTGCTTGAACAGGCCGTCGAGGTCGGCCACGAGCTTCTTGTTGCCTTCCTTCACAGCCTTCTCACGCACCGGCGCGAGCTTCGCGACGAGTTCGGCCTGCTGCGTGCGGAGTTTGGCGAAAGTCTCCTTTTCCTTGTCGGTGAGCGGACCACCAGCCTTCTTGCGGGCGGCTTCTTTGCCGAAATTCGCACGCAACGCGTCGAAGGAATCGAGCACGATCTTCACGCCATCGTTGATCGGCTTGTTCACGATGCCGATGCGCGGCGCGGTCACACGGAGCCTGCCGACGGCGGTCGCCGTGTCGCTGAGCGTCTTGAAATAGGCGGGATCCTTCGCCGCGAGCTGCTTCCTGAGCGTCTCGGTGTTGCTGGCGACCGTCTTGAGGGAGGCAAAGAACGGCGCGGCGGCCTTCGATTTCGGATCGAGCTTCGCTTCCTTCGCGCCCTTGCCGATGAGGGCGATGCCTTTCTCCACTTCGGTGATCAACGCCGTCGCATCGACCTTCTTCGCGGGTTTTTCCGCATTCTTTTTCTTCGCCGCCGATTTGGGCTTCGCGGGCGAGGGAGACGCCGCGGCTGGGGCGTCAGCCGCGTGAGTGACCGGGGTCAAAGCGAGACCTCCAACGAGGAAAACGCGCCAGGCGATGATGGGAAGGACGACGAAACGAACGGCGGATCTGAGCATAGAATGGATGCGAAGGGGGAGCCTAAGTTCATGGCGAGACGCGAATTACGGCGCAAGAAATTTGCGCGCCAGAGAGTCAGAAAGACGGACTATCTCTCAGCCCAATACGCAAGGCCGCCGAAAATCAGGCCTTGTAAAAAGCCGCGATGGTCGCCACGACCTCCGCATGCTCGGCATCGGAGAGTTCCGGGAAGATCGGCAGCGCGATCGTTTCCGCCGCAGCTCGCTCGGATTCCGGAAAATCGCCCTCGGCGTGCCCGAGATACGCGAAACATTCCTGCCGATGCAGGGGCACCGGATAGTAAATGCCATGTCCGATACCGTTGGCCGCAAGATGAGCCGCGAGCTCATCGCGCCGCGCGGCGCGCAGCACGTATTGGTGGAAGATGTGATGCTCGGCCACCTGGCCGGCGAAAGGCGTGGCCGGCAGCGTGAGAAATTCCAGCAGGCCCTCGCGGGCAAACGCGGCCGCGTATTTCTCGGCATTCGCGCGGCGGGCGGCGTTCCAACCCGCAATGTAGGGCAGCTTCGCGTGAAGAATGGCGGCCTGAAGCGCGTCGATCCGGAAATTACCGCCAACCTTGTGGTGAAAATAGCGCTGCTCCATCCCGTGATTGCGCATGAGGCGCAGCTCGCTCGCGAAAGCCGCATCGCGGCAGGTCGCGAGACCGGCGTCGCCGAAGGCCCCAAGATTCTTGGCCGGGAAAAAGCTGAAGTAGGCGGAGTGGCCGAGCGTGCCGGCCTGGCGCACGCCATCGCGGGAGGGATATTCCGCGCCGATGGCCTGGGCGGCGTCCTCGAGCACGGGCAGATCGAACTCCGCGGCGAGATCGTTGATTGCATCCATCTCGCAGCAGAGACCGAAAAGGTGCACCGGACAGATCATTCGCACGCGGTTGCCCCGGGCGGTGCGCAGCACGCCCTCGGCGTCGCGGTGGCAACGCTCGCGCAGGCATTCCTCGAGCCGGGCCGGGCTGAGGTTCAGCGTGACGGGATCGATGTCGACAAAGACGGATTCCGCGCCGACGCGGTGGATGCAGCCCGCGGTCGCAAAAAACGTGTAGGGCGTCGTGATGACCGCATCGCCCGGCCCGATGCCGGCTGCCATGAGCACGGCGAGCTGCGCATCCGTGCCGGACGACATGCCGACGGCGTGGCCGCAGCCGATCTGCGCGGCGATGGCGCTCTCGAAGGCCTCGACCTTCGGCCCGAGGATGAAATGCTGCGAGGCGACGACGGCATCGATCTCGCGCTGCACGTCCGCGCGAATTTGCGCGAACTGTCGCGTGAGATCGAGAAGGGGAACGGCCATTACGACGGCGCCGCTCCGTTACTTGACGACACCAAATTCCGCGCGGCGATTCTTCGCGTCGTTGCTCGGATCGGCAGGCATTTCCTCGCCGAAGCTGACGGTCTGAAGCCGGTCGCCGGAGACGCCCATGCCGATGAGCGACTCGCGCACGGCCTGCGCGCGACGTTCGCCGAGGCCGCGGTTGTATTCCTCGGTGCCGGCGCTGTCGGTGAAGCCGGCGATGATGATGTCGTTCTTGCCGCCCTTCACGGCGCTCGCGACGGCGTCGAGCTTCGCGAGTTCGGCATCGGAAACGGTGAAGCTGTCGTAGGCGAAGTAAACGGGCTGGAACTGGCTGCGATCGACGGTGCCTCCGAAGAAATTCGCGCCCTCGACGCGATCGGGCAGCGGCGTGCCGGTCACGTAGTCGCCATCGACGCCCACGGAGTCCTCGCCGCCGTGCTTTTTGCCGGCGCAGGAGGAAAAGGCAATGGTCGCGCAGGTCGCGAGGGTGAAGAGGAGAGTGGGCTTCATGCGGGTATTAAAAGCGGAGGTTGGAATAAGGAAATGAGGAAATCAGGAAAAAACGTCAGTGCGACCAGGTGGGCTCGGAGACCTTGCCGAGGCCGCTGACGATCGGCACCGTGCGGCCGTTCTGGGCATCGAGAAGGACGAGCGAAGAGCCCGTGCTGAAGATGATGTGGCGGGAATCCGCGCCCCAGACGCCATCCTCGCCAGAGGCGAGCGTGCGCGTCGCGCCGCTATCGAGATCGGTGACGGCGATCGAGAAGCCTCCCGAGCGCACGGTGAACGCGATCTTCCGGCCGTCGGGCGACCAGCTCGGCTCGGTGCAGAAGGACTGGCCGGTGCTCACCGCGCCGGAGGCGCCGCCGTTCGCCGAAATGCGGAACAGTCGCGGACTGCCGGTCTCGTCCGACGAATAGACGATCTCGGAGCCATCCGGCGACCAGCTCGGCGAGGATTCCACCCCGCGCGTGCGAGTAAGGCGTTTCGCGCCGCCGCCATTCGCGCCGACGACGTAGAGCTCGGGATTCCCGTCCTTGCTGATCGAGCAGGCGATCCGGCCGCCATCCGGCGAGAACGCGGCGCCAGAGTTCGTGCCGGGGAACTTGATGATGCGATTGCGGGCGCCGCTGCCGAGATCGACGAGGTAGATGTCCGCGTAGCCACTCTGGTAACCGGTGTAGGCGAGCTTGCGGCCGTCGGCGCTGAGCGCGGGAGCGACGCTGATGCCGCCGTCGTGCGTGAGCTGGCGGACGTTCGCGCCATCGTAGTCGGCGGTGTAGATTTCCTTGCGGCCGGAGGAATTCCCGACGAAGGCGATCTTCGACGTGGCGATGCCGGGATGACCGGTGATCGTCTCGACAATGTCGTCGGCGAACTGATGCGCCACGGCGCGCGCGCCGCCGGAGTAGCTCTTCGAGAGAACCGTGCCGCCGCTGCGATCCTTCACCTGCCCCTGCAGCGATCCGCCGGAGGCCGTGCCCGAGACGACGTAGGAAGCCGTGCCCGCCTGGCCAAGGCTGAACGCGCCGGCAAGCGTGAGGTCGTTTTGCAGGACTTTCGTCACCGCCGGTCCCTCGCCACCGCCGATGCCGGTGAGGGCAAGGTTGATCGCGTCGCTCTTGCGAATCGTGATGGTGGGAGTGTCCTGCGCGACAGCGGAGGAGAGGGCAAGCAGCGCCATGGCGCCAAGGCAGAACGGAAGTCGGGATTTCATGGCCAGATAGCGATTGGGCCGATACCATGCCGCGCGTTCCGTGCGCTT carries:
- a CDS encoding phosphatidate cytidylyltransferase, producing MNSQRLTFFLRLGSTVTLWAIILASIFSGREWAFFLVIAGMPMIALWEYFRMLDKDGIPNFQLTALISAAVFLGGSFYYSSVNGSARALDVDMAILVLFVIVMFARQMFVSIRDREPLQTLAYTLFGLFWIIWMFSFITKILFLPPRSPAGDPTGQFYVLFLVAVTKFSDMGAYVFGSLFGKHPFVPHISPKKTWEGFFGALFASLLAAFGLHWLIPTKLAAFGTIDLAVLGLVLGFAAVIGDLAESIVKRSTQIKDSGAALPGIGGTLDLIDSLLFTAPLLYFYMRFVLGIS
- the dxr gene encoding 1-deoxy-D-xylulose-5-phosphate reductoisomerase, whose protein sequence is MRKRRVVILGATGSIGQSARQVARNLPDRMEIVGMAAHSNAAGLAEAAAEFPGARTVLASAPGGADALIALATLPEADLVLVAIVGTAGLAPALAAIEAGKDIAVASKEILVLAGEIVMAAARRKGVHVLPVDSEHNAIFQCLEGRAPDHVRRLILTCSGGPFRKTPAEEIALATPAMALKHPTWTMGRKITIDSATLFNKALEMIEARWLFDVGMDRIDVVVHPQSIVHSLVEFVDGSQLAQLSQSDMCFPIQYAITYPDRVAGALAPLDLATAGRLEFEAPREDVFPALRLAREAGATGGTLPAVLNAANEIAVDAFLGDRIAFPDIWRLVEETMAAHAVVPHPDLATLLEADAWARRTASAR
- a CDS encoding DegT/DnrJ/EryC1/StrS family aminotransferase; the protein is MAVPLLDLTRQFAQIRADVQREIDAVVASQHFILGPKVEAFESAIAAQIGCGHAVGMSSGTDAQLAVLMAAGIGPGDAVITTPYTFFATAGCIHRVGAESVFVDIDPVTLNLSPARLEECLRERCHRDAEGVLRTARGNRVRMICPVHLFGLCCEMDAINDLAAEFDLPVLEDAAQAIGAEYPSRDGVRQAGTLGHSAYFSFFPAKNLGAFGDAGLATCRDAAFASELRLMRNHGMEQRYFHHKVGGNFRIDALQAAILHAKLPYIAGWNAARRANAEKYAAAFAREGLLEFLTLPATPFAGQVAEHHIFHQYVLRAARRDELAAHLAANGIGHGIYYPVPLHRQECFAYLGHAEGDFPESERAAAETIALPIFPELSDAEHAEVVATIAAFYKA
- a CDS encoding OmpA family protein gives rise to the protein MKPTLLFTLATCATIAFSSCAGKKHGGEDSVGVDGDYVTGTPLPDRVEGANFFGGTVDRSQFQPVYFAYDSFTVSDAELAKLDAVASAVKGGKNDIIIAGFTDSAGTEEYNRGLGERRAQAVRESLIGMGVSGDRLQTVSFGEEMPADPSNDAKNRRAEFGVVK